CGTTTCAGTAAGAATATATCGTGAGGTTATTGAGTCTTTTTGATTTTCATTTGTCGGATTTTCAGACATTTTTATCAGACCGCATACTTGCATCCAGGCTGAAGTTAAAAGAGCATAATCACTTGGCGTAGTATGTAGGGTATTTGCTGCATGGGATTTATCCTCAGTACTTCCTGGAGCTACAAAGCTGCTATGTGTCATATTCAAAGGTTGAAAAATATCTGTCTTAGCAAGCTTTTCAAGTGACATGTTTTGATCTTTTTCGATGGCCTTTTGCAAATAATATAAGGCCGTATTCCCATAAGAATAGGCTGTTCCTGGTGGAAACTCCAGTCTTGGTGCGCCATTAATAGGTATGCCTGAACTGTGAGATAAAACCATACGAGGAGTTATTTTATTTGCTTCTTCAATAAAATCTTTACTAACTTCCTTACCTAAATTATTTTTATAGAAATCTTGTATTGGTAGAATTTCTGAAATTGGGGTGTCTAAAGTAAATGGCTTGGTAAATTTTTTATCAGATATCATTTTAAGTACTAAATAGGAAAATACAGCCTTACTCAGGGATGCAGCTCCAAATTTTGTATCTGGCTCTACTTTGGCTACTGGAGTTTCAAAGTATACATCGGTTTTTCCTATTACCTCCGGTCTAATAGGCTCTCCTGGTTTAAAATATGCAATAGATACACCCGGAATTCCTCCTTTAATCATTCTCTCGTCAATTTCTTCTTTATTTTTCATAGTGATTTTATTCGCTAGGTGCCATTAGTTTATTATATAATATTTTAGTGAGACTGATTTTGAACAACCCCACTTAATATAGGCGCGGTTTTCTGGACACAAAAAAAGGTTTTTTAAGAGCTATTCTTCTTAATACAAAGAGGAGAATAAAATGTCTAAAAAGCGAGCTTATTATACGGCGGCCAAGAAGGCAAAAATAACGCTAGCTGCGATTGAGGGGAAACTCACACAAGCGCAAATTACCAGTGAATACGGTGTTCACGCAACGCAGGTAAAAACTTGGAAGCAATCGGCCATCAAAGCCATTAACGATTTATTCTCTGGGGCTAATGAAAAAGAAGCCAAGTCCCAAGAGCAGCTTGTTGAGGCATTATATCAAGAAATTGGTCGACTTCAAGCGCAGCTATCTTGGCTAAAAAAAAAGCATGAACTTTAGTCTGGATGAAAAGCGCGTCATGATTGATCCTCTTGCCGAGCTCACCATTCGTGAACAATGCTTGCTATTAGACTTGCCTGTTTCAAGTTATTATTATAGTGCCAAGCCCATTTCTGTCGAAGATGAAGCGCTTATGGCGCTACTTGATGAGCACTATCTGCAGTATCCATGTGAAGGTAAAATTAAGCGGGCAAGATGGCTGTCAAAAGAAGTAGGCTATCCTGTTGGTAAACGTCGAGTAAAAAAGTTGATGGAAATGATGGGGTTATCGACTGTTTACCCAAAGCCAAATACAAGCGTTCCCAATAAGGAGCATGAGGTGTTCCCTTATTTATTAAAAGAGGTGGATATCACCAAACCAAATCAGGTTTGGGCCGCAGATATCACCTACATCCGCATGAAAGGAAAGCATGTGTATTTAGTAGCTATTATGGACTGGTATAGTCGTTATGTGATTGGATGGGCTATTTCACCTACTATGGAGGCTGAATTTTGTATTGAGGCGCTTAGAAACGCTTTGCTGCATTCGCGTTGTGAGATCTTTAACACGGATCAGGGTTCTCAATTTACCTCAAAAGATTGGATAAATACGCTAAAATCTCACCACATTTCTATCAGCATGGATGGGCGAGGACGTTATTTAGATAATATATTTATCGAGCGATTGTGGCGTAGTGTTAAGCAAGAAAAAATCTACCGGTATGATTTTGATACAATTGAAGAGGTTGAGCTGGCCTTAACGGAGTATTTTGAGTATTATAATAACCGAAGGCTTCACCAGTCCTTTAATTATTTAACGCCCGCAGAGGTGTATTATGGCCGGAAAAGACCATAAACCCTAAATGAGAGCGTCATGACTTACCCACAAGGCCCACAGGCCTATACGAGAAAGTGAAGCTCTCCTGACCTGTGGACTTGTGGATAAGTCATTCTGATAGAGTTGTGGTAAAATGACCTAAGACAATTCGTAGTAGCAATCACTATTCATACGGTATTGAGTAGGTTTAAATAGGTTAATTTGAGTGAATTTTTAACTATAAATGATGGATGAATAGCTCTTATTTTTCCTTAATTTTGTTCCAGACATGCGGACCCATATCAACTTGTTACAATTTATTTACGATATAATTTGTCAAATTCTATAAAGAACACTAGAGGCATACAGAATGAGCACAGTTAATATATTGGTTGATAATAGTCCTAGTGATGAAAACAATGCTCGCATAAGAAATGGAATATTAGATTTTAATGCTAAATACCTCCATGAAAAAGCCAGTCCATTTAGTATTTTCGCTCAAAATAATAAAAATGAGATCATAGGTGGTGCTACTATTTGGGAACATAGTGATGCATTTTACATCGACATATTATGGGTTGAGGAGAATTACAGAGAACAAGGAGTAGGCTCTCGATTACTCAATGAACTATTTAATCAAGCAACCATTAAAAATGTAAAAAAAATCTTTGTTGATACCTATGAGTTCCAGGCCGTTGATTTTTATAAAAAACAAGGTTTTTCCGTAATTGGACGACTTGAAGACTATTTATTAGGGCATGACAGAATTTATTTAAGAAAAAACTTAGGTTAATTAAAAAAATTATTTCTCTGCAATTCAGTAATATGATTAATCAAATCAACTACTCTATTATTATCCAATTTGATAGCGGGATCAGGATTTAATTATGCAAAGAAAATCAATTGGGTCAGACTCGATTGATTATTGATACCTCAAATTGTTAACTTTTTGTAAAAAAATTTAAAACTCAAAAATGACACCCCCTGAATTGTGTAAAATAATAACAATTATAATTTAAGGGCTAATGTAATATAGGCGCGGTTTTCTGGACACAAAAAAAGGTTTTTTAAGAGCTATTCTTCTTAATACAAAGAGGAGAATAAAATGTCTAAAAAGCGAGCTTATTATACGGCGGCCAAGAAGGCAAAAATAACGCTAGCTGCGATTGAGGGGAAACTCACACAAGCGCAAATTACCAGTGAATACGGTGTTCACGCAACGCAGGTAAAAACTTGGAAGCAATCGGCCATCAAAGCCATTAACGATTTATTCTCTGGGGCTAATGAAAAAGAAGCCAAGTCCCAAGAGCAGCTTGTTGAGGCATTATATCAAGAAATTGGTCGACTTCAAGCGCAGCTATCTTGGCTAAAAAAAAAGCATGAACTTTAGTCTGGATGAAAAGCGCGTCATGATTGATCCTCTTGCCGAGCTCACCATTCGTGAACAATGCTTGCTATTAGACTTGCCTGTTTCAAGTTATTATTATAGTGCCAAGCCCATTTCTGTCGAAGATGAAGCGCTTATGGCGCTACTTGATGAGCACTATCTGCAGTATCCATGTGAAGGTAAAATTAAGCGGGCAAGATGGCTGTCAAAAGAAGTAGGCTATCCTGTTGGTAAACGTCGAGTAAAAAAGTTGATGGAAATGATGGGGTTATCGACTGTTTACCCAAAGCCAAATACAAGCGTTCCCAATAAGGAGCATGAGGTGTTCCCTTATTTATTAAAAGAGGTGGATATCACCAAACCAAATCAGGTTTGGGCCGCAGATATCACCTACATCCGCATGAAAGGAAAGCATGTGTATTTAGTAGCTATTATGGACTGGTATAGTCGTTATGTGATTGGATGGGCTATTTCACCTACTATGGAGGCTGAATTTTGTATTGAGGCGCTTAGAAACGCTTTGCTGCATTCGCGTTGTGAGATCTTTAACACGGATCAGGGTTCTCAATTTACCTCAAAAGATTGGATAAATACGCTAAAATCTCACCACATTTCTATCAGCATGGATGGGCGAGGACGTTATTTAGATAATATATTTATCGAGCGATTGTGGCGGATCAATGATTTTGTCATACACTAATAATTCGGTTGCCTCTACATGGAAACACCCGAATTGCCCAGGATCGATTTTAAGATCTGCATAGAGGCAATTTTCAACAGAAATACCAGGTAAAATAATTGTTTCAATCGAATTTTTTTGAGCTGCAATTATAGCTTGTAAACCTGGGTCTGCGAAAATTGTAGGATGTCCATAAAGTACTACAGTGATGAAATTATAAGTTCCCAAGTCAGTAAGAATTTTATCTCTTATTTTGTCATAGGAATTCTGCCGATCAATTTCAGAAAAATATATCGGCTCAAGAGATTCTGACAATTTAGAATAGCGCTCTATCCATTGTTTGGTAACAGGTTCGTTAACTAAGTATAAAACTTTATCTGCACTGGTAGTATACGTCTTAAATTCAGTTGTAAAATGGGATATAGATTTAATACCTGAACCAACTAAAGCTAATTTCTTAATGATAAATCCTTTTACTATTTAACCACTCTGGACATATCAGCAAATTGTTCAGAACTATTGGATAAGGCCGCTCTTATTTTTTGATTGTTTTTAGCCTTAAATGTCTCAAGCAGGCCGATCGATTGGAGAATGTTATCTTTGTTACTGGAGAATATGGCTTGTTTAGCCAAGTTTTCGAATTTAATCAAGACGCTCATAATTCACCCTTGTATGGCATATTATGGAAGAGTATAAGTAATATAGAATAAAAAAACCATAGGTAAAAGTAGAAGTGTTATTACCTTACATGAATATTTATGACTTCTTATGTTCACTTATTAACTGTTTTATACAGGACTTACGAAAAACCTCTTGCTTAGGTAAATAGATCAATCAAACAGGAGAAATTTCTCAAGTAGCTGAGGTCGATTAGATGATTTAAAATGGAATGATAGTTTACTATGATGAGCAATATTTTTTACCTGATAGAGACTAGCCATCGCCCGCCCGAGAAAGCCATTTGGCCGATTAGATTACTGCCAATATCTGTTAAGTAGCCAGATTAATTACACACTAACCAATTATGCAGAGCATGTATCCCATGTAAGTCATGATTTGGTGAAGCTCTATCTAGAAAGAGAACGATTAACAGCGAGTGACGTATGGTTACAGTTTAAACCAGATATAGTGGTGAGTAATGAAGGTTTTGTTGTATTTGATGATACGGTTCTTGATAAGAGCAATTCACAACATATTGAGTCGGTGTGTTGGCAGTATAGCGGTAATGCCCATGGTGTTATTCGTGGAGTTGGACTGGTGAACTGCATTTATGTTAATCCAGAGACAGAGCAATTTTGGATTATAGACTTTAGAATTTTCGACCCTGAAAAAGATGGGAAAGGCAAAGCTGACCATGTCAAAAACATGCTTAATAATATTATTTTTCATAAGAAATTAGCCTTTAAAACTGTTTTGATGGATACTTGGTATGCTACCAGCATGCTGATGTTACTTATCAATGACCATAAAAAGATATTTTATTGTCCGATGAGAAAAAGTCGTTTAGCTAAACTTAAGGACTCAGAGGATGCTTACCAACCGCTACCTAGCCTTGAATGGAACGAAGCTGAGTTAAAGGGATGCCAGAGCATCTGCAGATGAAATTGTTTTCTGTTGCTATTTCCCCCAATAGAACAGATTTTGTTGCTACTACTAATGATATTTCACAGACATGTTCTGACGATACGAAAAAAATTTGTGCTATTCGATGGTATGTGGAGCAATTTCATCGTGAAGTCAAACAGCTCACTGGAATTGATAAATGCCAGTGTCGCAAGCAACGGATACAACGTAATCATATCACCTGCGCTATTCATGTGTGGGTTAACCTGAAAAAAATCGCTTATCAAACTGCACAAACCGTATATCAAATTAAAAAGAAGTTACTTAAAAATTATCTTATTAATGAACTACAAAACCCTTCCGTTTTGATGAGTTTTTCGTAAGTCCTGGTTTCTTTGTTCGTACCTGCAAACCTTCCTAGTACAACGTTTCACTGATTCTGTCCTGTTGCATTAAGGACAGGATACAGCTTTTTTAATTTAATTCTGGCATCCGCAGTTGTAAATTGCCAATCAATTGTTGCTTCCTCTGCGTTTCTTTGCTGGTTCCATTCGGATATTTCACGAACAAAGGTCTCTTTATCAGGAATCCGTCGATCAAGACATTGCCTGCTTAAATGGCTTAGTTCAATCTCAGCCATATTTAACCAGCTTCCATGCTTTGGCGTATAATGAATTTCAAGTTTATCCAAAATTCTTTTGGCTTCCACCGGCTCAAAAGCTTCATATAAGGATGAACCAGCATGAGTGTTCAAATTATCCATGATCAATATAATGATATCCGCTGAGGAGTAATGGGTATCGAGCAACTCTCTGATAAAGTGCGCCCAGTCAATTTTTTTACGCTGCTCCGTTACCTTTGTTGTTCGTTTTCCCTTTAAAGGCTCACAACTTAAAAAAATATTACACGTACCATTTCTTTCATATTCTGCATCATAACGTAAACTCTCACCTGGGCTTGCTGGAATTGGTGTTCTTGTTTCTTTGATCAACTGTTTACTTGTTTCATCCATACAAACAACGGGACGTTTTGAATCATAGGGTCGTTTATAAATATCCAAAACATCTTCCATTTTACAAACAAATTCAGCATTAGCCTCAGGGATACACCATTCTCTCTTTTGCCATGGCTTTATTTCGTTTTTTTTAAAACCCTACAAATTGTTGAAGGTGAAACACTGTCAATAATTTCCAACGCCACTAATTTATGTGCTAACAATTTTAGCGTCCACCGACTCCTACCCTCTGGTGGTGTTGAGCAGCATAATGCAACCAAATGAGCCTCTTGTTCGCCGTCAATTTTACGAGATTTTGGATTGGCATGTGGCCTACGTGATAGTGCTGATTCCATACCTTCCTCAACAAATCGTTGGCGTATCCGAGCAACCGTTTTACTACTCACATGCATTTCAGTAGCTATTTCTTCATCCGTTTTTTGTTTTAATTTTGTATCATTTGCATCTGCAGACAATAACACTCGCGCATGCATTAATTTATTTGCCGCTTTTTTCCCAACTCGAATCAAAATCAACAATTCTTCTCGTTCTTCTAATGTTAATTTTACGATATACTTTTCCATGTGTGCTGCTTTCCAATGCGCCTCAAGAACGCGGAAGGTTAGCACACCTTGCCATAACAGGACAGAATCAGTGAAACGTTGTACTAGGGTCTGTTGACAATTTTAAGTGACTCAGTCGAGCACCGTGTTTTAGGGAAGCTTCGATCTGGATTGCTTCGCAAACGCTTGCAAAGACACGCCTTTATGCAATAAATAAAATGTGTTCACAGAACCTGGGAGTTTAAATTTTATTGATACAGACTCTTCGGTTTATCCACCAGGCCAGGACTAAAGTGGATAATACCCCCAGATACGCGCCTGTTTCCTTCCAGTCTGGGCCGACTAGCTGTAAGGCATCGGGGCTTTGTAAAATTGAAAACGGGATGGCCAGCATCACATCCATAATGGCAGATCCGGCAACAAGGCCACAGGCTATCAGGGTCCCTCTTTGTTTTCGGGTAACTGCTTCTGCTTCAGTCATTTTTGTGCGTACCAGACGTTTTTGGACAAGCAAGGCAATCATTCCCCCGATAAACAAGGGGAACGAAGAAGCCAATGGTAGGTACATACCTATAGCTATCCCTAAAATCGATAAATTAATAAAGCGTTTTAATTTAAGAATATGATTTAAAAAAAGGGCCAGTAAAATTATACAAGAACCAATTAACATCATTGTCCAGGGAAGGGAGTTGCTAAATACCGCTTCGGTAATCGCTGCCATCAATGCTGCGGTTGGAGCAGGCAAGGACTGACTTATATCCATCCCGGGATGAGGCATTACTCCGGCAATACCGTATACATTAAACAGCAATTGCATTACAGGAGGAATGACAAGTGAGGATACCACGACTCCTAATAACAACATCACTTGTTGTTTCCAGGGTGTGGCACCGACCAACTGACCAACTTTCAAATCCTGAGTATTATCATTAGCAATAGCCGCAATCCCGGTAACCACCGATCCTATTATAATCGTAATTGCTTCTGCAGCCTGAATTTGATGGGCATTTAATGGAAGAGGCAATAGATGATCAATAGCTGTCAGTAATAACCAGGCAGCAAACAACATTCCGGAAATAACTACAGAGCTTCCTGGACTTGCAGTAACCCCTACCATTCCTGAAAAATAAGCGGTAATGACGGAAAATAAAAAGCCAATAAATAGCACATACATCACCCCGCAAAATATTATTGTGGGTGAATAATCATTGTCTAAACCAACTTGACCCAAGGGAAATATAAACTGAAAAAATAAAAACAGAATCGCAGCCATGACGCCAATACCCATCAGGATAAATGGCATGGGAATGTCTTGATCAGTACGTGGCAACTCTGCATCTTTTTTTCCTTTGGAGATAAAGGCCTTAAAAGAAATGCTGATGCTTTTGGATAAAGGTTTTATCAGTTTTAAAAAAGTCCACATCCCGGCAAACAACATGGCTCCAATACCCAAATAGCGCATCTCACTACTCCATAATAATGCAGAGGCTTGCTCGGGTGGGTATTGATTTAAAAATTCGGGATAAAATTGACTTACTAGAGGTAAGGCAATCAACCAGGAGATAACTGCACCCAAAAAGATGCTTATGGCCATATCGTGACCGACAAGATAACCAGCTCCTATCATCGTTGCAGAAAACCCCGCTCCCAAACCGAATAAGGAGCGTTTCACCACAAACCAATAACTCCAGCTACTGGCAATTAACTTAAAACCAATTTGGAATAACTCGATTAAAGCACCTATTGCTCCGCCAATAAAAATATCTTTGATTCCTATTTTATCGGCAGATGATTTCAACACCTCAGCAATAGCGCGGCCCTCAGGAAATTTTAACGCCTTCTCGTGCACTAAAATACGCCGTAAGGGGATAGAAAACAAAACACCTAAAATTCCGCCGCAAGCAGCAATAAAAAAATTAGTCAGATAATCAAAATGATTCCAGTACCCAATTATAACAAGCGCTGGAATGGTATAAACAATGCCCCCAGCTACGGCTTCACCAGCAGAAGCTGCTGTTTGCACTGCATTATTTTCAAGAATGGTGGAGTTACGAAAAAAACGCAAAATACCCATTGAAATAATAGCAGCGGGAATAGATGCAGAAGTTAAAATTCCTAATTTAAGCGCCAGGTATGCATTGGACATAGCCAATAATACCGTGAGTATTATGGCCAGAAGGATCACTCGAAATGTTAACTCTGCTACATTTTGATTTGCCGCTATAAATGGTGTATCAGTCATTAATGACTCCACACAATTTTAGCAAGCTCAGGTTTCATTATGGAAGCTATTTTAGCTCGGGGTATGGCAACAGTTTGCTCACCATAAACATATGCTGCAACTTGATAACTGTTAAATATAATAGCTATTCCCTCACCAGTAAAAGACCAGACCTGATAATTATCCTCTACTGATTTGGTACCTTCCCTAATCCATTTTTCATCAGATATTTTTTTCGCAGTGATTGCGTTATTACAAAATGCCGCGATGGGGGTTAAATAATCAGCACCGGAAACGAATAAATCAGCCAGTTTAACTGGATGACCTGCAACAAAATTTTCAACAACTACAGTATTGGAAGGATGAGCAGCGCCACGATGGTAGATTGACACATTAAAACGAACGCTTAGCGCATGTTTAGACTTATAGGGA
The sequence above is drawn from the Legionella antarctica genome and encodes:
- a CDS encoding GNAT family N-acetyltransferase — its product is MSTVNILVDNSPSDENNARIRNGILDFNAKYLHEKASPFSIFAQNNKNEIIGGATIWEHSDAFYIDILWVEENYREQGVGSRLLNELFNQATIKNVKKIFVDTYEFQAVDFYKKQGFSVIGRLEDYLLGHDRIYLRKNLG
- a CDS encoding IS3 family transposase — translated: MNFSLDEKRVMIDPLAELTIREQCLLLDLPVSSYYYSAKPISVEDEALMALLDEHYLQYPCEGKIKRARWLSKEVGYPVGKRRVKKLMEMMGLSTVYPKPNTSVPNKEHEVFPYLLKEVDITKPNQVWAADITYIRMKGKHVYLVAIMDWYSRYVIGWAISPTMEAEFCIEALRNALLHSRCEIFNTDQGSQFTSKDWINTLKSHHISISMDGRGRYLDNIFIERLWRINDFVIH
- a CDS encoding SAM-dependent methyltransferase yields the protein MVKGFIIKKLALVGSGIKSISHFTTEFKTYTTSADKVLYLVNEPVTKQWIERYSKLSESLEPIYFSEIDRQNSYDKIRDKILTDLGTYNFITVVLYGHPTIFADPGLQAIIAAQKNSIETIILPGISVENCLYADLKIDPGQFGCFHVEATELLVYDKIIDPPQSLDKYII
- a CDS encoding OPT family oligopeptide transporter, whose product is MTDTPFIAANQNVAELTFRVILLAIILTVLLAMSNAYLALKLGILTSASIPAAIISMGILRFFRNSTILENNAVQTAASAGEAVAGGIVYTIPALVIIGYWNHFDYLTNFFIAACGGILGVLFSIPLRRILVHEKALKFPEGRAIAEVLKSSADKIGIKDIFIGGAIGALIELFQIGFKLIASSWSYWFVVKRSLFGLGAGFSATMIGAGYLVGHDMAISIFLGAVISWLIALPLVSQFYPEFLNQYPPEQASALLWSSEMRYLGIGAMLFAGMWTFLKLIKPLSKSISISFKAFISKGKKDAELPRTDQDIPMPFILMGIGVMAAILFLFFQFIFPLGQVGLDNDYSPTIIFCGVMYVLFIGFLFSVITAYFSGMVGVTASPGSSVVISGMLFAAWLLLTAIDHLLPLPLNAHQIQAAEAITIIIGSVVTGIAAIANDNTQDLKVGQLVGATPWKQQVMLLLGVVVSSLVIPPVMQLLFNVYGIAGVMPHPGMDISQSLPAPTAALMAAITEAVFSNSLPWTMMLIGSCIILLALFLNHILKLKRFINLSILGIAIGMYLPLASSFPLFIGGMIALLVQKRLVRTKMTEAEAVTRKQRGTLIACGLVAGSAIMDVMLAIPFSILQSPDALQLVGPDWKETGAYLGVLSTLVLAWWINRRVCINKI
- a CDS encoding DUF3298 and DUF4163 domain-containing protein, producing MQYPSKSSLKICFSLGLLLNVAFAQAITPVAVKKETADYIVDIKYPQGFQSGVVNSTIKHLIEKTQQEFIKELAEDADTPADAPGKTGLNITYTVPYKSKHALSVRFNVSIYHRGAAHPSNTVVVENFVAGHPVKLADLFVSGADYLTPIAAFCNNAITAKKISDEKWIREGTKSVEDNYQVWSFTGEGIAIIFNSYQVAAYVYGEQTVAIPRAKIASIMKPELAKIVWSH
- a CDS encoding IS3 family transposase, translating into MNFSLDEKRVMIDPLAELTIREQCLLLDLPVSSYYYSAKPISVEDEALMALLDEHYLQYPCEGKIKRARWLSKEVGYPVGKRRVKKLMEMMGLSTVYPKPNTSVPNKEHEVFPYLLKEVDITKPNQVWAADITYIRMKGKHVYLVAIMDWYSRYVIGWAISPTMEAEFCIEALRNALLHSRCEIFNTDQGSQFTSKDWINTLKSHHISISMDGRGRYLDNIFIERLWRSVKQEKIYRYDFDTIEEVELALTEYFEYYNNRRLHQSFNYLTPAEVYYGRKRP
- a CDS encoding transposase, whose protein sequence is MSKKRAYYTAAKKAKITLAAIEGKLTQAQITSEYGVHATQVKTWKQSAIKAINDLFSGANEKEAKSQEQLVEALYQEIGRLQAQLSWLKKKHEL
- a CDS encoding IS630 family transposase (programmed frameshift), producing MEKYIVKLTLEEREELLILIRVGKKAANKLMHARVLLSADANDTKLKQKTDEEIATEMHVSSKTVARIRQRFVEEGMESALSRRPHANPKSRKIDGEQEAHLVALCCSTPPEGRSRWTLKLLAHKLVALEIIDSVSPSTICRGFKKNEIKPWQKREWCIPEANAEFVCKMEDVLDIYKRPYDSKRPVVCMDETSKQLIKETRTPIPASPGESLRYDAEYERNGTCNIFLSCEPLKGKRTTKVTEQRKKIDWAHFIRELLDTHYSSADIIILIMDNLNTHAGSSLYEAFEPVEAKRILDKLEIHYTPKHGSWLNMAEIELSHLSRQCLDRRIPDKETFVREISEWNQQRNAEEATIDWQFTTADARIKLKKLYPVLNATGQNQ